The sequence caggaaaaaatggaaaaaaatagcGGAATAAACCGAAATATGCAacgaactttattaaaaaaaatcaatagaacGTGGATTGCCTCACCACAAGAAATTAGTTAAAGAGCTCTGATTAAGCGGTTgctattatttttgaaatatatacaacAGATATAGAAACTGGAATATTTAAAGCTAGTATTAATTCAAATCGATCGTACTATTAGACTATTTCTCAATTTCTTGCGAATTctatcaaatgaaatttataacaaaagaaatattgttGCTAGGTTGACTCATATGTAAAAACTTTTCATTGCAATGAAACTATACATAGGCCAATCGTTATTGAATCAATCAACTCTTAGTATGTTATTTGGTTCATTTTATACGAAACTGCAtacatttaaaacaataataattgtcaatattatatagttttcgTTTGTTTCAGTGCCTTAACCAacttctttttgattttttatcaaattggaATATGTTGTGTTTACATCGTATTTGTTGGTGTAAACGTGAAAGCAGTGGCAGACCAATATATCAAGCCTGAAATTTCGTTGATTCTATACACACTAATGTTCTTCATACCCTTTTTGTTAACTATGATGGTCAGAAATTTAAAACTATTGTCACCTTTTTCTTATGCTGCTAATTTCATTACGTTGTTAACATTTGGTGTATGCGGTTATtacgtttttcaaaatcttccaCCGTTTTCAAGTTTGCCAGCGTTTGGTCCATGGGCTAGTTATCCTCTATATTTTGGTACCTGCCTCTTCTCTCTTCAAGCTTGTGGTGTAGTaagtattcattatattttaaatttaccattaacaaaaatccaaaactaAAGATATAAGAGTATAGATGTGAATGATTTACTTTCACTGCacaatattaataacaatttcttaATGATATTATAGTGGGAAAAGTACAATTTGCAATCTCGAATAGCAAAAAATCGAAGTCGGAAACATCATATACTTGTGGTGATATTTTCTGACACTCACTTGTAAATtaagtttttctataaattcttttatttccGCAGACGACTGAAGTGACTTCTGTACAAAAGGTATTAATTAACGTAACAGATCGAAGGATATGTTACAAAACTTTCACATCGATGCTTTCccttcttttttattcatattgcAAATATGACTTGATAATGAGTTGAAGTATATggagatttgaaaaatttcctcCTAAGACCAGCTTTCTGGAGTAATTCTAGATGTGATGTCATACGGTTCtctttatgaaattttcttttatctagCATTAAAAATGACACCGATAATCAATCAAAAGTGATAAATGAATTCATTATTGAACTATTATAGCGAAGCAATTAGAAACAATAACTTTACCgcatttgcatttttttatattttctgcaTATTTCACtttgcaaatattttaaatttatccaACAACAATTTAGTCGATAAATGCGAaaaattttatagcaaaatatttgataatgttgCTTTTTATGTGTTCATATTGACTTTAGAGAAAATTCTAGTATAATAGGACTCTATGCTCACCATTAACTGATTTGTTATTGATTATCAACATTCCATCCGTTTTATCTCAATTCTCCATTGCATTTACGTTCaacacttttttcattttgcGATATCCGATCAAGTTTCTTAGTCTACATATTGCGGTGGTCTGTACATGTGCTTGTTTTGCCATTGAATCTTTGTCTGAACAGCTTGATTCTTGTCCTGTTTTAACAACTTATTACCTTTATGTCTTGTAGCTTGCACCTCTTCGAATccatcttcaaattacaaaaaagagctattcGCTACATTTATGGTTTGAGTAGTACATCAtttgtttggttcgcaaacaCTTTATCAACTCAACTGAGAGACCTATTCATGGTTACCCTACTAATCGATCAGCTATCTTCAGAAATAAAAATGGCAAgaacttttaataattttccgGAGATTGATAATggcatttctgcttgaaagattttattattatgcggcagaattctacaatttaccaaAGATTGCCATGATCCAATACTTAGTGTGGAATAAGATATtgatattgtattaaaattattattactttattGTGTAGCTTTGTCCATAAAACTGTGAATTTTCCAACGACAATGAAGCTTATATCTCATTATGTAATTCggcatattttatttttggaactTGCTGTTGCTGGAATTTTAATACTACAACGGCCCTAATATGCTTCCACCATTTATTTACCTTCGATACTCAGTGCTGCTTGTGcaaaattagttcaaaacgGGTTTGTGGAATATTCCAGTCGTCTTTGAGTTCGTGAATCGGCTTCTACATAATGCACAACTAgagaattatttttacttttctatataatatattttttgaaccGTTTCCTAAGCAGACTAAACACCAACCGAGTGTTTTCCGTTTGTATAGCTTACTACTATCAATATAGAGTTTTTGGACTACttcttaaatttaaaaaaataactatcctcaatttatttctattgataattttgttcTAGGTAATTGCTTTAGAAAATAACATGGAACACcctaaaagttttttaaaaccTTTAGGTGTACTGAATATAGGTATGCTAATTGTAACGCTAATATACGTTTTACTGGCTATGATGGGGTACTGGAGATATGGAGAACATATTCTGCCAAGTATTACTTTGAATTTTCCTTCTGTCGATCCGTAAGTATTGTCCATCATGTTTCTAATATCTTTTATTGTACATAAAACACATACCATTTCCTATAGTGATCAGTATATTCTTAGCActgttaattttttggtttctttgtgcctcaatataatttcaattttttaattccaaattaaaataaaaacttgacaCATTCCCTTGTTTGCAAAAAGAGGAACAAGGTTTTTTGGTTCTCACCCCACGTCACTGACTACCCTAATTTTTAATCTCTCGACAATGGAAGTAACCCTAAACTCATCCTGATACGGGGTAAAGCtttcttttcatgaaattaattatttcaatatcactGGGATGGTTTATCCGGTGCgcacgtgcatcgagcgcacaggcACATTTAGAGAAAATTTCGTGCATCTAGCGCTCACTACCTGTGTCGAATCCGAaagatcgttcgacgagcgcacaagaaaatttgatctgccgaagtTAGTCCTAGAAATGGGTAAACATACAAACGttcgaatatttattatcattaagacaaaacgaaaaagcatcagcaacatctaagattttgTTAAGAGACTATGACTGATTGAAGAAAGCgtctttatacctgcaaatgtgcgctcgatgcacgcattcGGTTCATCCTCCATTGGTATTGCAAGAGTTAGAAGATTTCTTGATAATATActattatcaatataatatatcaaatcaGAAATTCCGAAAATTCATTTGTGTTATTTATAGTTTAGCTCAAGTCATTCGGATCTTGTACTCCACAGCAATATTAATTTCGTATGGTTTACAAGGTTATCCAGCAGTACAAATAATtcttacaaattatattttaccttATTTAAAATCTAGTACCACAGAGAAAAGGAAATTAGTCTATGAATATCTTCTAAGATTTGCAATTGTTGCCTTAACATGTAAGTATCAATTATTTTGACAACTCTTTTAATAAATTGctaataattctaattatttattgttcacAGTTATCTTAGGAATAACCGTGCCTCTACTGGGTCTATTCATTTCATTAGTTGGTGCCTTTTGTTTGTCAGCATTAGGTATTGCTTTCCCAGCAATAATTGAAATCGCAGCTTATTGGCCTGACAGACTGGGTCGTGGAAGATGGATTCTTTGGAAGGACATAGCATTAATTATAATTGGTAGGTATGCAAATATAACCATGAATAATCATTAATCTGCATACgatattagttttatatatCAAGGTTAAGTACCTAGAGCTTCCCAAGTTTCATATGATCTTTGATATTGTTTCTACAATTATGATCCATTGCAACTCCATAGTAAGTAATCCCTACCACTTTATAAATGAactgatatatttcaaaaatcaacgtttttcgagtattttgataaaactaaatatatatcttatttgATTTCAGGTGTAGTAGGTCTTGTCGCTGGTAGTTACAGTTGTATCTATGAAATAGTTAAAGCATTAGCTGCCGGGAAAAGCTGAAGATGTAATAACGAACAACAAAGCGGTGATAAGATCTCAACTGCCAATAGTGGACCATTAGTAAATTGATAAGAAGACTAGAAACACGcttagataattttataattagttttttctaattatttctaataaatataacatagaaattgaatgaatataacTCATTACCAATAATCCACATCCATTatcaaaacagtttttaattCCCATATCTTTGAACAAATATTAAGGGGTCCAAGGTACAGTTTATTTAGAACTAAAAGTatatgaacaaataaataaacagaatgGAAGCATTCATATAAATCAATCACTCTATAAATACAGTCTACAAAGGTattgaacaataaatttaaatacatccAGTCATTTAAGTTTCTGTCAATCAATTATTCGAGTTCatacacaaattttttttaatattctgtGTGAGAATCTATAATTCGACGGGAATTGTTACAATATCTACAAATGTTCCTGATTTACGTTACcttcaatacaaaaaatgaccttattctgaaaaaattgattgtttcgaTTGCAATCATCAACTGACGACTTCGGATAGACCTTTACTTAGTAGAATAGaaggaattttttattatgtaatattATCACCACGTATATTTGCATGTGAACACATATATTGATGATGTTAAAAAAGATTACTTCCATTTTGGTCATTTTTAATCCGATTCTTGAACACAACTTTTTGTTCTATTCACACAAACACGTTTAGGAAATAAcggaaattaaagaaattaaaaaaatcctactaaaatcactaaaaatacataaaaaactaAACAGTATCAAACATCCTATATATATAGAAGCCAAATTCAGCGCCATCTAGTGACACGTAATTTTCGCCAATAGCGCAGATTACTGCTGTAGAAACACAAAACAATCAAGGTTGATactataacaaaaataagacttctttgaaaaatttatcgtttaacaaacataaaacaacttaaatatatttcttataatatttacatatataaatatttgataatcaTAAAAATGTGCATATTTAAaccatgtaaaaaaatatttttattaattccttgaaaatttataatgctATAACCTTTAGGTATAAAATTCCTGCAACATTGTATGAACCGAGTCTATTAGAAATTTCAAGTAACAGTAGATGATTTCATGATTCTCAAACATcgaatatttcaagaaaaactttgaaatcaaCCAACGTCTTGTAATGTTAGTTGCCTATATTTCAATGTATAAATTCATTGGTCGCACTCCGCTCCAGAATGTTGCCTATATGCCAGCGATTGATTCGTTTGGCTTTTACAGTTGCACAACGGTTCGTCAGCTGAATTCAACGTATTtcattccgtttcaagaattttcgaatttttataaatgaatgtattttttttatattccattgtttgttaatgcagttttattttttattgtattgatggCCTTTTGATCTATTTCTAAATACTTTCTCATATCTGCCCcatgtaaacagcatcaaaatcattaaaagatacttgatatataatattacgtttttgtttttagatattttaaatttcaatttagtaaaatgctttgataatatattatatcctttatgacttatactaatatatttttattgaaataatacgGAGATCTAATACAAGAAAAGGGTAATTATTAGAAATGGTTTAGATACTTAGGAATGAAAATGGTATAGGGATAAGAAACATTTAAGCAATTTGAGAAAACTTTATAGTTCCATTTAATAAATTTGCaaccacaaataattcaattaatgctgctaaatattttagaaatgtaacaactatgagaaatttttttcttgaatgaataagatttttatttttatatttattattgtatgatTCAAATTATCTGAAATTTGATGCAAAAGGAAAGCTACTATAGTCACAAAGAAAATTGTATTCAATCAATACACATGCAATTCGAAAAAATGATGAAGGTTAATTGATTATTGGTAAAAAATGATGCCCTCTTAACAGTCCTTGAGGTGGCCTCGATAGTTCAACGTCGTTTAAAACAATCTAACGACACACACAAATTATGCGACTTCGTTGGATGCACGCCCACATACGATCAAACCACATTCGAATAAGTTGGATACGACAAATTCAGAAAGTGGCCAAATTAGAAACAACGGACTAAGTTCTAAATCTTATTGTTGTTGCATTTACGTAATATTTTGAGTTAGCTCCAATTTGTCTAAATTTCTGTCATCAGTAATGTATTTTGTGTTATGGTATAAATAACGAGTAAATATAAGAGAACAAATTCCTGCATTAATATAAGAGTACATAGCCACATGATTTTCAACGCAAACGCAACAAGTGTTTCTCAGTATTTAGTagatagtataaaaaaaacttaattgaaGAATcctacaaaattttcaaattcttacATTCTAAACATAccttattaattaaatatatatgtcaCAGGAAGAGTAGTTTGTCAAGGAGATTTGACTTCTGTTTagaaaaagttaataatatagaaataataatttgagtGTGTAATAATTATGGGAAACTCCAAAAATCAACTGTTCCATCAAAAAAAACACGTAATGTTGTAACTATTTTTAGACGATTATTAAAGTAAATGGTATTAGAAAACTAATACATCCTTTTCATAGACCAAAATAGGATAttgttatgttaggttaggtaagatAACAgactattttcttcaaaaaaattcgGTTTCACTTGCTCGACGGTAGGTACAGTCAACGTTCACTAAAAGATTAATAGAAATCGACACTATTAGAATTTACTTTTCCTGTAATATGTATAATGGTTGCTTGAGTGATAAACGTATGAAtttgtatttagttttattttgtactaaTTACAGTTCAGTATAGCTTCAACTAGATAAATCAGAGAAGTAtgttaatttgacattttcaaatcGATATGTCGTCTTCTTtggttaatttcaaatattgttagTGGTAGATTTAAcgcaaataattattaaatatgtgACTGTTATCACAACCATAAACAAACAGTGATTGATATTCGACTGTAATAAGATGGTATTCAAAATAtacggatttataaaaaaaatctagtacattatacgaaggttgctactaATGTTTTGAGATcgacaaaaaacaaatatttatgattgatTATGGCtttatcttttttcaaaatattctccattaagataaatacacttttgtatGTGTTTTAACCAAATGTCGAAGGACTgattccattccgattgaggtacctacAAAACACGTGTTTTGAGGTATCAACCGCATCTTCGGGTTTATAAAAACGttgaccttgcaatttatttttgatcggcagaaataagaagaaatcattgcgTGCTAAACGATGACTATACAGCGGATGACCCATGACATCGTTCGATGTTTAGACTGTCCAAAAAcgattttgtttgaataaatgcgtgagagctcgcattgtcatggtggagaatgattcatcttcttcttccttgattttttcaaaaacttgtgGCAAACATATGTTGCTGAACCATTCCAGTacctacgttgctctaatgaaatggtggcaacatgtccagttattctaAAAAAACAGGTGATCATTAGTTAGTACATTAGACGATTTAATAGAAATGGATATCTTGAAAATTTTACTAACCAACATAGATATTAATAAAGGATACTTGTACTTATACAAAAATACAGTTGCTTGATCATCCCACTAACAACGAAgtgaattcaataaatataacgcCTGGTTGTGCACaaataataaaagaacaaaCTTATATTCCTAATGGAGGAATAAAAATTCCTGAccgaaaacttgaaaattgtgaaataccAGAATCGTTACCCATAACAAACAATGGCACTGCCTTAACCACAATTTCTAACAGTTCCACAAATTCAATCACTGAACCCATTACtgtagaaatatttgataaacaaatCATTCAACAATTTGAAttgaaacatttcaaaattaatacagAATTGAATACAGGAAAAACTAATAAAGGAATCTAATCTGCGGTAACCGGTATCAGTTAATTACCTAAGATATGCACGAAAATCAtcttatttatcaataatatagaTATTCTTTCGAAACATTGtgtagattttttgaaataggACCATCAACGTAAAACGACGGTTTCATTTACGGAGAAGATCCGAGGAAAATCTTATTAAATTCGATATTTATCAGTGAAAATTCTTCGCATATTTTACAACCACAAAAAATCCTCAATGCATAGCaattttaaaactattcaaGATCCACCTCTGCTAACAGCAACGTGAAGCCAAGGTTGAATAGTTACTTGCCGAGTGACCGCCAGTTGTACTATTATAGACTTTATTCTAGTTTAACATTCAACTCGAATTCCTAAAAAACCGCATATTTGTGATGAAAACAAAAGAATCATCGTTGAAAAAAGTGAAGATTCACTTGAGCGCGATTTCGGTGACGTAACATCAACAAACAGaagaaatagatgaaataaCAAACTGCAGAAATAGCTT comes from Diorhabda carinulata isolate Delta chromosome 8, icDioCari1.1, whole genome shotgun sequence and encodes:
- the LOC130897353 gene encoding proton-coupled amino acid transporter-like protein CG1139 isoform X2, producing METLIHLLKAAIGTGILAMPEAFKFAGMVNGIISTILIGLLCTYTLHVLIRSQYEMCKRRKVGLLTYPESMRVACEMGPNFLRGFAPYAPALTNFFLIFYQIGICCVYIVFVGVNVKAVADQYIKPEISLILYTLMFFIPFLLTMMVRNLKLLSPFSYAANFITLLTFGVCGYYVFQNLPPFSSLPAFGPWASYPLYFGTCLFSLQACGVVIALENNMEHPKSFLKPLGVLNIGMLIVTLIYVLLAMMGYWRYGEHILPSITLNFPSVDPLAQVIRILYSTAILISYGLQGYPAVQIILTNYILPYLKSSTTEKRKLVYEYLLRFAIVALTFILGITVPLLGLFISLVGAFCLSALGIAFPAIIEIAAYWPDRLGRGRWILWKDIALIIIGVVGLVAGSYSCIYEIVKALAAGKS
- the LOC130897353 gene encoding proton-coupled amino acid transporter-like protein CG1139 isoform X1; translated protein: MVSDTVKLEPLGSPTDEKARKIENDEEYFDPHLHRHSPHPTTNMETLIHLLKAAIGTGILAMPEAFKFAGMVNGIISTILIGLLCTYTLHVLIRSQYEMCKRRKVGLLTYPESMRVACEMGPNFLRGFAPYAPALTNFFLIFYQIGICCVYIVFVGVNVKAVADQYIKPEISLILYTLMFFIPFLLTMMVRNLKLLSPFSYAANFITLLTFGVCGYYVFQNLPPFSSLPAFGPWASYPLYFGTCLFSLQACGVVIALENNMEHPKSFLKPLGVLNIGMLIVTLIYVLLAMMGYWRYGEHILPSITLNFPSVDPLAQVIRILYSTAILISYGLQGYPAVQIILTNYILPYLKSSTTEKRKLVYEYLLRFAIVALTFILGITVPLLGLFISLVGAFCLSALGIAFPAIIEIAAYWPDRLGRGRWILWKDIALIIIGVVGLVAGSYSCIYEIVKALAAGKS